Proteins encoded in a region of the Aptenodytes patagonicus chromosome Z, bAptPat1.pri.cur, whole genome shotgun sequence genome:
- the ARRDC3 gene encoding arrestin domain-containing protein 3 isoform X1, with translation MVLGKVKSLTISFDCLNDSNVPVYSSGDTVSGRVSLEVTGEIRVKSLKIHARGHAKVRWTESRNAGSNTAYTQNYTEEVEYFNHKDILIGHERDDDNSEEGLHTIHSGRHEYAFSFELPQTPLATSFEGRHGSVRYWVKAELHRPWFLPVKLKKEFTVFEHIDINTPSLLSPQAGTKEKTLCCWFCTSGPISLSAKIERKGYTPGESIQIFAEIENCSSRVVVPKAAIYQTQAFYAKGKMKEVKQLVANLRGESLSSGKTETWNGKQLKIPPVSPSILDCSIIRVEYSLMVYVDIPGAMDLFLNLPLVIGTIPLHPFGSRTSSVSSQCSMNMNWLGLTLPERPEAPPSYAEVVTEEQRQSSLAPIGACDDFERALPGPLFAYIQEFRFLPPPLYSEIDPNPDQPTDDRPSCPSR, from the exons atggtgctggggaaggtgaaGAGTTTGACAATAAGCTTTGACTGTCTGAATGACAGCAATGTCCCCGTCTACTCCAGCGGGGACACAGTCTCAGGAAGGGTCAGTTTAGAAGTAACCGGGGAAATCAGAGTGAAATCTCTTAAAATCCACGCGAGGGGACACGCGAAAGTGCGTTGGACTGAATCGAGAAATGCTGGATCCAACACTGCCTACACACAGAACTACACGGAAGAAGTGGAGTATTTCAACCATAAGGACATCCTGATCGGCCACGAGAGAG acGATGACAATTCAGAAGAAGGCCTTCACACCATCCATTCGGGAAGGCACGAATATGCATTCAGCTTCGAGCTTCCACAGAC ACCACTTGCTACCTCATTCGAAGGCAGACATGGCAGTGTGCGCTATTGGGTGAAAGCCGAATTGCATAGGCCTTGGTTTCTACCAGTAAAATTAAAGAAGGAATTTACAGTCTTTGAGCATATAGATATCAACACTCCTTCATTACTG TCACCCCAAGCAGGCACAAAAGAAAAGACTCTCTGTTGTTGGTTTTGTACCTCAGGCCCAATATCCTTAAGTGCCAAAATTGAAAGGAAGGGCTACACCCCAG gtgAATCAATTCAGATCTTTGCTGAGATTGAGAACTGCTCTTCCCGTGTGGTGGTGCCAAAGGCAGCCATTTACCAAACGCAGGCATTTTATGCcaaagggaaaatgaaggaaGTCAAACAGCTTGTTGCCAACCTGCGTGGGGAATCCTTGTCATCTGGCAAAACAGAAACCTGGAATGGCAAACAGTTGAAAATTCCACCTGTTTCCCCTTCAATCCTCGACTGTAGTATAATCCGAGTGGAGTATTCACTGATG GTATATGTTGATATTCCAGGCGCCATGGATTTATTCCTTAACTTACCACTGGTCATTGGTACCATTCCTCTACACCCATTTGGTAGCAGAACATCAAGTGTGAGCAGCCAGTGTAGCATGAACATGAATTGGCTTGGTCTGACACTGCCTGAAAGACCCGAAG CACCTCCTAGCTATGCAGAAGTGGTCACGGAGGAACAAAGACAGTCCAGCCTTGCACCCATAGGTGCTTGTGATGACTTTGAGAGAGCACTTCCAGGACCATTGTTTGCATACATCCAGGAGTTCCGTTTTCTGCCTCCACCCCTCTATTCAGAA ATTGATCCAAACCCAGATCAGCCCACAGATGACAGACCATCTTGCCCCTCTCGTTGA
- the ARRDC3 gene encoding arrestin domain-containing protein 3 isoform X2 — translation MVLGKVKSLTISFDCLNDSNVPVYSSGDTVSGRVSLEVTGEIRVKSLKIHARGHAKVRWTESRNAGSNTAYTQNYTEEVEYFNHKDILIGHERDDDNSEEGLHTIHSGRHEYAFSFELPQTPLATSFEGRHGSVRYWVKAELHRPWFLPVKLKKEFTVFEHIDINTPSLLSPQAGTKEKTLCCWFCTSGPISLSAKIERKGYTPGESIQIFAEIENCSSRVVVPKAAIYQTQAFYAKGKMKEVKQLVANLRGESLSSGKTETWNGKQLKIPPVSPSILDCSIIRVEYSLMVYVDIPGAMDLFLNLPLVIGTIPLHPFGSRTSSVSSQCSMNMNWLGLTLPERPED, via the exons atggtgctggggaaggtgaaGAGTTTGACAATAAGCTTTGACTGTCTGAATGACAGCAATGTCCCCGTCTACTCCAGCGGGGACACAGTCTCAGGAAGGGTCAGTTTAGAAGTAACCGGGGAAATCAGAGTGAAATCTCTTAAAATCCACGCGAGGGGACACGCGAAAGTGCGTTGGACTGAATCGAGAAATGCTGGATCCAACACTGCCTACACACAGAACTACACGGAAGAAGTGGAGTATTTCAACCATAAGGACATCCTGATCGGCCACGAGAGAG acGATGACAATTCAGAAGAAGGCCTTCACACCATCCATTCGGGAAGGCACGAATATGCATTCAGCTTCGAGCTTCCACAGAC ACCACTTGCTACCTCATTCGAAGGCAGACATGGCAGTGTGCGCTATTGGGTGAAAGCCGAATTGCATAGGCCTTGGTTTCTACCAGTAAAATTAAAGAAGGAATTTACAGTCTTTGAGCATATAGATATCAACACTCCTTCATTACTG TCACCCCAAGCAGGCACAAAAGAAAAGACTCTCTGTTGTTGGTTTTGTACCTCAGGCCCAATATCCTTAAGTGCCAAAATTGAAAGGAAGGGCTACACCCCAG gtgAATCAATTCAGATCTTTGCTGAGATTGAGAACTGCTCTTCCCGTGTGGTGGTGCCAAAGGCAGCCATTTACCAAACGCAGGCATTTTATGCcaaagggaaaatgaaggaaGTCAAACAGCTTGTTGCCAACCTGCGTGGGGAATCCTTGTCATCTGGCAAAACAGAAACCTGGAATGGCAAACAGTTGAAAATTCCACCTGTTTCCCCTTCAATCCTCGACTGTAGTATAATCCGAGTGGAGTATTCACTGATG GTATATGTTGATATTCCAGGCGCCATGGATTTATTCCTTAACTTACCACTGGTCATTGGTACCATTCCTCTACACCCATTTGGTAGCAGAACATCAAGTGTGAGCAGCCAGTGTAGCATGAACATGAATTGGCTTGGTCTGACACTGCCTGAAAGACCCGAAG ATTGA